Proteins encoded in a region of the Botrytis cinerea B05.10 chromosome 11, complete sequence genome:
- the Bchox3 gene encoding Bchox3, with amino-acid sequence MDYVQPYQHFSHHPNHDQLISQMTSGGVYNDHQYGYTLSQHQPNMMNMANGQKTNETKPRLGKDEVDVLEFEFNKNPKPTTQTKRGYADSMGVELSRINNWFQNRRAKRKQEKKTEAYEAGQAREALGYSVSAPSSPEFPQSNYNIDYPMVPQQSSSMSFPTSGPPPATAPYNPQYQNPTTASLESLQRTMAAAQAGNPNGEFSGNFNVHHNDPLQLAGMLGMGETSDLDRAQFPTANAFNYDDSFNFQPTFNQNIFDEPEQLEPFGTGESGHTPTAFNTFPDESNARSLSTASASSQPFTGVVTYRPAKVPSVDDTTDEATHQFSSPPPSSRSFKSPRPPTDLFARRKKVQVKPAALGTDTMRSRPAMGPRTVSNVDGFRRQVASPLPSPMRRIVSAGGNVLTGRIQKPGIESAQRSPINIHGFENAGSFMEQHYHLIRQPSLTAGSSLTSSLAPPTPMSPRERHMTLKRENSSSHEDDLNFMFDLPGGHDGLPTLIDPNQTTDQTPPETPQASLGLQQTNISGWPNNTEHNNTEQHWNYDIPDDPLYTPSHDHFATELSMPQPSYASQPVTPAFGSFNQGGLLLGNGHDSPQFNNNASPLYTLSNHGGSAEYAFPHDALTPFSNIGLVGSSPTMTTKQKQYQFSNVTPADYSEK; translated from the exons AATGGACAAAAAACCAACGAGACGAAGCCTCGTCTAGGGAAGGATGAAGTCGACGTCTTGGAGTTTGAATTCAACAAGAACCCAAAGCCTACCACTCAAACCAAGCGTGGTTATGCGGATAGTATGGGTGTCGAGTTGTCAAGAATTAAT AACTGGTTCCAGAATCGTCGAGCCAAACGCAagcaagagaagaaaaccGAAGCATATGAGGCTGGTCAAGCGCGGGAAGCATTGGGATACTCGGTCTCCGCGCCTTCATCTCCGGAATTTCCTCAAAGCAATTACAATATCGACTATCCAATGGTACCCCAACAATCTTCTTCGATGTCATTTCCTACATCCGGTCCTCCACCAGCCACCGCACCTTATAATCcccaatatcaaaacccCACCACCGCGAGTCTCGAGTCTCTTCAACGTACCATGGCTGCTGCTCAAGCCGGCAATCCAAATGGAGAGTTTTCGGGTAACTTCAATGTACATCACAACGATCCTCTTCAGCTGGCAGGTATGCTAGGTATGGGAGAGACATCTGATCTTGATCGTGCTCAATTCCCAACTGCCAATGCCTTCAACTATGACGattcattcaatttccaGCCtacattcaatcaaaatatcttcGATGAACCAGAGCAACTAGAGCCATTTGGCACTGGCGAATCTGGTCATACACCAACAGCATTTAACACTTTCCCTGACGAAAGCAATGCGAGATCGCTCTCCACAGCTTCCGCTTCATCTCAACCTTTCACGGGTGTTGTTACATATAGACCAGCGAAAGTTCCATCTGTAGATGACACCACTGACGAAGCAACACATCAATTTTCATCTCCCCCACCCTCCTCGAGATCGTTCAAGTCTCCACGTCCTCCAACAGATCTATTCGCCAGGCGGAAGAAGGTTCAAGTTAAACCAGCCGCCTTGGGAACCGATACAATGAGAAGTAGACCAGCAATGGGACCACGGACTGTATCAAATGTAGATGGATTCCGTCGCCAAGTTGCCAGTCCTCTACCTTCACCAATGCGCAGGATTGTCTCAGCTGGAGGAAACGTTCTTACTGGACGTATTCAGAAGCCTGGAATAGAGTCTGCGCAGCGGTCACCTATAAATATACACGGATTCGAAAATGCTGGTTCCTTCATGGAACAACATTACCACTTGATTCGCCAACCTAGCTTGACAGCCGGTTCATCTCTCACAAGTAGCTTGGCACCACCAACTCCTATGTCGCCTAGAGAGAGGCATATGACActgaaaagagagaattcaTCGTCTCACGAAGATGACTTAAATTTCATGTTCGATTTGCCTGGCGGCCATGATGGTCTTCCCACTTTGATAGACCCTAACCAGACCACCGACCAAACGCCTCCAGAGACACCCCAAGCCTCATTAGGActccaacaaacaaacatatcCGGATGGCCAAATAACACTGAGCACAACAATACAGAGCAGCACTGGAATTACGACATCCCAGATGACCCTCTCTACACACCCAGCCACGATCACTTCGCGACCGAGTTATCAATGCCTCAGCCTTCATATGCTAGCCAACCAGTAACCCCTGCTTTTGGTAGTTTCAACCAAGGAGGTCTCCTTCTAGGCAACGGTCATGATTCTCCACAGTTCAACAATAACGCCAGCCCTTTGTACACATTGTCGAATCATGGCGGGTCTGCTGAATACGCCTTTCCACATGATGCCCTCACACCATTCTCGAACATTGGCTTGGTGGGCAGCTCTCCAACCATGACAACGAAGCAgaaacaatatcaattctccaATGTCACTCCCGCTGACTATTCGGAGAAATAA
- the Bcper1 gene encoding Bcper1: protein MIIRHRLTILLCIAVLGLLSVADASTGDRLPEFKQCVEVCQRENCDNQVGGGTKIPLHHRLLFWTCPAECDYTCQHIITDLRVKSSQPIVQFHGKWPFYRFLGMQEPFSVLFSLFNFMAHHNGLARVTTQIPEDYSMRKYYVMLSYAGMMSWVASMVFHTRDFAFTEQMDYFAAGGSVLYGMYYTPIRIFRMDRGGKRTKSILRAWTLLCIVCYIAHVVYLKWWDWDYTYNMAANVVVGVIQNSLWSWFSFEKYRKSKRAWATWPGLVVAWIFMAMSLELVDFPPWLGCLDAHSLWHLGTVAPTMIFYSFLIKDAQDDIAGQRLKA from the exons ATGATTATCAGGCATAGACTGACCATTTTGCTCTGCATCGCGGTGCTTGGGCTCTTGAGTGTCGCAGATGCGAGTACTGGTGATCGATTGCCAGAATTTAAACAATGTGTTGAG GTCTGTCAACGTGAGAATTGCGACAACCAAGTTGGAGGTGGCACGAAGATTC CACTCCATCATCGACTTCTCTTCTGGACTTGCCCCGCCGAATGCGATTATACCTGCCAACATATAATTACCGACTTGCGCGTTAAATCCTCACAGCCCATTGTTCAATTCCATGGAAAATGGCCATTCTATCGTTTCCTCGGCATGCAAGAGCCTTTCTCTGTCCTCTTTTCGCTCTTCAACTTCATGGCGCATCACAACGGACTTGCAAGAGTAACTACTCAGATTCCCGAGGATTATAGTATGCGAAAATACTATGTCATGCTATCATATGCGGGAATGATGAGTTGGGTGGCCAGCATGGTGTTTCATACGAGGGACTTCGCTTTCACGGAACAAATGGATTATTTCGCGGCAGGAGGAAGTGTTTTGTACGGCATGTACTATACTCCCATTCGAATCTTTCGTATGGATCGTGGCGGAAAACGCACAAAGTCTATACTACGTGCCTGGACTCTTCTATGCATCGTCTGCTATATCGCACATGTTGTTTATTTGAAGTGGTGGGATTGGGATTATACTTATAACATGGCTGCAAATGTCGTGGTTGGGGTAATACAAAATTCTTTATGGAGTTGGTTCTCATTTGAAAAATACCGGAAGAGTAAGAGGGCATGGGCAACATGGCCAGGATTAGTAGTTGCGTGGATTTTCATGGCAATGAGTTTGGAGTTGGTGGATTTCCCACCTTGGTTGGGATGTTTGGACGCACATAGTTTGTGGCATTTGGGGACGGTGGCTCCAACTATGATTTTCTACAG TTTTTTGATCAAGGATGCTCAAGACGATATAGCTGGACAAAGATTAAAGGCTTAG